The following nucleotide sequence is from Halodesulfovibrio sp. MK-HDV.
GAGTACTGCCGCCGAAGCACTGTCAGCTACGCATCCACCACCGGTTGCCTTCTGAATTGTGGCAAGTCGGGTAAGAGCTGCGGTAGGCTTTCTATATAGTAAGGAATATGGATTGCCTTCATGACGGGTCAAAAGATCATTCCACATACGGAATCGACCGATTCTATTTCCTTCGTCCTCATGCACACCGTGATCCTGAGCTGCTATGATCACTTCATCTGGATTCGGCAAGCCTGCCATTCCGAGGTACGCACTCCACCAGCCCGCATTATAGTCGCAAAGCTCAATAGGAACGTAGTCGGAAGGACAGCTATCACAAATAGTAACGCCAATTGCTGCCACACGTTTAGGATCATCGTTCAACGCGTAAGCAGCTTCCGGATGAATAGCCACATGAAGACCTGCATCAAGATGCTTTTTCATTGCACCAAAGAAACCGCCCCCCATATTGGAGCCAAACATATAAATATCACGCTTGGCATTGGTAAGCTCCATGATACGTTTTGCAATCATTTTTGCTGGAGACGGCAGAACAAACTTACTGCAATTTTCCAATTCAACATCATCGCGGTAATACAAAACGTCCTGAGTTCCGCTACCAATATCAAGAAAGAGAGTCGATTTCATATAAATGCTCCAATGGA
It contains:
- a CDS encoding DUF1786 domain-containing protein; this encodes MKSTLFLDIGSGTQDVLYYRDDVELENCSKFVLPSPAKMIAKRIMELTNAKRDIYMFGSNMGGGFFGAMKKHLDAGLHVAIHPEAAYALNDDPKRVAAIGVTICDSCPSDYVPIELCDYNAGWWSAYLGMAGLPNPDEVIIAAQDHGVHEDEGNRIGRFRMWNDLLTRHEGNPYSLLYRKPTAALTRLATIQKATGGGCVADSASAAVLGALYVPEVAQRSWRTGVTVVNVGNSHISAFLVYQEKIYGVYEHHTGMLSKEELIHDLKEFRRGWLTDDMVRDAGGHGCMYLELPDEAEGFFPTYLLGPKRSILDGQGVMIAPGGDMMLAGCFGLLKASQNIE